In Candidatus Pantoea floridensis, the genomic window GACGTAAAAGCCGTGGAGTATTTCCTGAAAGAGAAAGTGGCCGATGTGCCCGCGCTGCATGCGGTGTCTGAATTCATCCACTTCGCCTGTACTTCTGAAGATATTAATAACCTCTCGCATGCGCTAATGCTGGAAACGGCACGTCGCGATGTGATTGTGCCGTTCTGGAATAAACTCATCGATGCCGTAAAAGGCCTGGCGCACGAATATCGCGACATTCCGCTGCTGTCGCGTACCCACGGCCAGCCGGCTACACCGTCGACCATGGGTAAAGAGATGGCAAACGTGGCGTACCGTCTGGAACGCCAGCTGCGTCAGCTGAGCAAAATTGAAGTGCTGGGCAAAATCAACGGTGCCGTCGGCAACTACAATGCTCACCTCTCTGCCTATCCGGAAGTTGATTGGCATCAGCTTAGCGAGCAGTTTGTCACTTCGCTGGGCATCACGTGGAACCCGTACACCACGCAGATTGAACCGCACGACTATATTGCAGAACTGTTCGATTGCATCGCGCGTTTCAACACCATTCTCATCGACTTTGATCGTGATATCTGGGGCTACGTTGCGCTGAACCACTTCAAGCAGAAAACTATCGCTGGTGAAATCGGTTCATCAACCATGCCGCACAAAGTGAACCCGATTGACTTCGAAAATTCCGAGGGCAACCTCGGATTGGCCAACGCGATGATGCAGCATCTGGCCAGCAAACTGCCGGTTTCCCGCTGGCAGCGTGACCTCACCGATTCTACCGTGCTGCGTAACCTGGGCGTTGGCATCGGTTATGCACTGATCGCCTATCAAG contains:
- the purB gene encoding adenylosuccinate lyase, whose protein sequence is MELSSLTAVSPVDGRYGDKVSPLRAIFSEFGLLKFRVEVEVRWLQKLATTVEIKEVPAFDADANAFLDAIVANFSEEDAARIKTIERTTNHDVKAVEYFLKEKVADVPALHAVSEFIHFACTSEDINNLSHALMLETARRDVIVPFWNKLIDAVKGLAHEYRDIPLLSRTHGQPATPSTMGKEMANVAYRLERQLRQLSKIEVLGKINGAVGNYNAHLSAYPEVDWHQLSEQFVTSLGITWNPYTTQIEPHDYIAELFDCIARFNTILIDFDRDIWGYVALNHFKQKTIAGEIGSSTMPHKVNPIDFENSEGNLGLANAMMQHLASKLPVSRWQRDLTDSTVLRNLGVGIGYALIAYQATLKGISKLEVNRDRLLDELDHNWEVLAEPIQTVMRRYGIEKPYEKLKELTRGKRVDAAGMQAFIDSLALPEEEKVRLKQMTPANYLGRAIQMVDDLQ